One genomic region from Anguilla rostrata isolate EN2019 chromosome 2, ASM1855537v3, whole genome shotgun sequence encodes:
- the LOC135246628 gene encoding CDGSH iron-sulfur domain-containing protein 1-like — MCSNTLSKAELVTAISLTAGAAAVSVLVYKTFFSTNKSSKSKVNLDLQKDNPKVVHAFDIEDLRDKAVYCRCWRSKKFPFCDGAHAKHNEETGDNVGPLIIKRRDA; from the exons ATGTGCTCAAATACCCTCTCGAAAG CTGAATTGGTAACAGCCATTTCTTTGACTGCTGGTGCTGCAGCGGTGAGTGTACTAGTCTACAAGACATTTTTCTCCACGAACAAGAGCAGCAAGTCCAAGGTGAACTTGGACCTGCAGAAGGACAACCCCAAAGTAGTGCACGCCTTTGATATTGAGGACCTGAGAGATAAAGCAGTGTACTGCAGATGCTGGAGGTCTAAGAAG TTTCCTTTTTGCGATGGTGCCCACGCAAAACACAATGAAGAGACTGGTGATAATGTGGGTCCTCTCATTATAAAGAGAAGGGATGCTTAA
- the tfam gene encoding transcription factor A, mitochondrial isoform X1 has protein sequence MIPLNLISIGANLLAKQVGIFSSSSFARCTVAVCKSFSTTSAQRPKRPLTSYMRFVKQQRPLVVRQNPDLKLVDIVKRIAQHWRALSPEQKRPFEEASLADHAQYKMDIERYKSQLTPAQSAALKEERRQKMAKRRSIRHKRELTLLGKPKRPRSAFNIFTAEHIPQARGTTMPAKLISVTDDWKRLHLSQKQVYIQLAEDDQIRYKNEMKSWEEHMIEIGREDVVRRKNLAPRKTISTKGGKKKTKVKSAKSKVAVKSTSTKSSGSIKEKKTKKTVKRAEE, from the exons atGATTCCCTTGAATTTAATTTCTATCGGAGCCAACCTTTTAGCTAAACAAGTCGGTATTTTCTCAAGTTCTTCTTTTGCAAG GTGCACAGTGGCAGTGTGCAAAAGCTTCAGTACCACTTCGGCCCAGCGCCCCAAAAGGCCCCTTACGAGTTACATGAGATTCGTGAAACAGCAGCGTCCGCTCGTGGTCAGACAAAACCCAG ATTTGAAACTCGTGGATATAGTGAAAAGGATTGCCCAGCATTGGAGAGCACTGTCACCAGAACAGAAACGG CCTTTTGAGGAAGCCTCGCTGGCTGATCATGCGCAGTACAAAATGGACATAGAGCGGTACAAATCCCAGCTCACTCCAGCTCAGTCTGCAGCActgaaggaggagagaaggcAGAAAATGGCCAAAAGGAGGTCCATCAGGCACAAACGG GAGCTCACGTTGCTGGGTAAGCCCAAACGGCCCAGGTCTGCTTTCAATATTTTCACGGCGGAGCATATTCCTCAAGCCAGAGGAACCACAATGCCG GCAAAGTTGATATCAGTGACGGACGACTGGAAGAGACTGCACctctcacagaaacag GTCTACATTCAACTAGCTGAAGATGATCAAATCcgttacaaaaatgaaatgaagtctTGGGAGGAGCACATGATAGAAATTGGACGAGAGGACGTTGTGCGGAGGAAAAATCTTGCACCGAGAAAGACCATCAGCACAAAAGGGggcaaaaagaaaaccaaagtTAAATCTGCTAAAAGTAAAGTTGCGGTGAAGTCAACAAGTACTAAATCATCTGGCagcatcaaagaaaaaaagactaaaaaaactgtgaaaagggCTGAAGAGTGA
- the tfam gene encoding transcription factor A, mitochondrial isoform X2 — protein MRLMRCTVAVCKSFSTTSAQRPKRPLTSYMRFVKQQRPLVVRQNPDLKLVDIVKRIAQHWRALSPEQKRPFEEASLADHAQYKMDIERYKSQLTPAQSAALKEERRQKMAKRRSIRHKRELTLLGKPKRPRSAFNIFTAEHIPQARGTTMPAKLISVTDDWKRLHLSQKQVYIQLAEDDQIRYKNEMKSWEEHMIEIGREDVVRRKNLAPRKTISTKGGKKKTKVKSAKSKVAVKSTSTKSSGSIKEKKTKKTVKRAEE, from the exons ATGAGATTAATGAG GTGCACAGTGGCAGTGTGCAAAAGCTTCAGTACCACTTCGGCCCAGCGCCCCAAAAGGCCCCTTACGAGTTACATGAGATTCGTGAAACAGCAGCGTCCGCTCGTGGTCAGACAAAACCCAG ATTTGAAACTCGTGGATATAGTGAAAAGGATTGCCCAGCATTGGAGAGCACTGTCACCAGAACAGAAACGG CCTTTTGAGGAAGCCTCGCTGGCTGATCATGCGCAGTACAAAATGGACATAGAGCGGTACAAATCCCAGCTCACTCCAGCTCAGTCTGCAGCActgaaggaggagagaaggcAGAAAATGGCCAAAAGGAGGTCCATCAGGCACAAACGG GAGCTCACGTTGCTGGGTAAGCCCAAACGGCCCAGGTCTGCTTTCAATATTTTCACGGCGGAGCATATTCCTCAAGCCAGAGGAACCACAATGCCG GCAAAGTTGATATCAGTGACGGACGACTGGAAGAGACTGCACctctcacagaaacag GTCTACATTCAACTAGCTGAAGATGATCAAATCcgttacaaaaatgaaatgaagtctTGGGAGGAGCACATGATAGAAATTGGACGAGAGGACGTTGTGCGGAGGAAAAATCTTGCACCGAGAAAGACCATCAGCACAAAAGGGggcaaaaagaaaaccaaagtTAAATCTGCTAAAAGTAAAGTTGCGGTGAAGTCAACAAGTACTAAATCATCTGGCagcatcaaagaaaaaaagactaaaaaaactgtgaaaagggCTGAAGAGTGA
- the zgc:171971 gene encoding DNA-directed RNA polymerase III subunit RPC4 isoform X2, translating to MSDQHECDNPGNTPGTSDSRQCFALGRSLPGRVSLNPPPPPGRLSSLRSRDLTLGGFKKKTFIPNVHSVRKSKDELKDEAHNVPKREKKEKEEKHREVRGRRRERPQTIQSHSIFEQGPADTIKKTGSWDSAEQSEYGQSPVLKCIKKEKRVAEDDDNEILQKLQRDDFLDDPGLKNDARNRPIQLPLYQSSEFFTGDTAIHVKEETVGDRASSAAPIVLPQRGSRLAKGALNPQQPTVAELFQQLTISEKEELLFIQLPDTLPGQLESNAEKLPKKDTKPEEKRQSLIKTREPVAKETAPVLSDFSEGLIGKLQIRKSGRVQLALGEIIMDVSEGAAFSFLQQLVSVRLSEGLAGDMSVLGNVKHKLVCSPDFEALLQEVKLPPNTRSGNS from the exons atgtCTGACCAGCACGAGTGTGATAACCCAGGAAACACTCCGGGGACGTCAGACTCCAGACAATGCTTTGCTCTGGGCAGAAGTTTGCCGGGACGAGTGTCCCTGaatcctccgccccctccgggACGACTGAGCTCTCTGCGCTCCAGAGACCTTACACTGGGTGGGTTTAAGAAG AAAACTTTCATTCCGAATGTGCATTCGGTTCGGAAGTCTAAAGACGA ACTAAAGGATGAAGCTCACAATGTTccaaaaagagagaagaaagaaaaagaggagaagCACAGGGAGGtcagaggaaggaggagagagcggCCCCAGACCATTCAGTCACACTCCATATTTGAGCAGGGCCCGGCTGACACCATTAAGAAAACAG GGAGCTGGGATAGTGCAGAACAGAGCGAGTATGGACAATCAccggttttaaaatgtattaaaaaagaGAAGCGTGTCGCCGAAGATGACGATAACGAGATTCTTCAGAAGCTTCAACGGGATGAT TTTTTGGATGACCCAGGTTTGAAAAATGATGCAAGAAACCGACCAATTCAACTTCCACTCTACCAATCAAGCGAGTTTTTCACAGGTGACACAGCCATCCATG TGAAAGAAGAAACGGTGGGTGATCGTGCAAGTTCGGCGGCACCCATAGTGCTGCCACAGAGGGGCTCTCGGCTCGCGAAAGGGGCTTTGAACCCTCAACAGCCAACTGTGGCAGAACTCTTCCAGCAGCTCACCATTTCCGAGAAGGAAGAGCTGCTCTTCATCCAGCTGCCAGACACCCTCCCTGGCCAGCTGGAATCGAACGCCGAAAAACTTCCTAAGAAAGACACCAAACCAGAAGAAAAGCGGCAGTCTCTCATTAAAACACGA GAGCCCGTGGCTAAAGAAACCGCTCCCGTCCTATCGGATTTCTCAGAGGGACTGATAGGGAAACTCCAGATCAGAAAATCTGGAAGAGTCCAACTGGCCTTGGGGGAAATCATAATGGATGTTTCAGAAGGAGCTGCGTTTTCTTTCCTGCAG CAACTTGTATCTGTCCGGTTATCTGAAGGTCTCGCCGGAGATATGAGCGTTCTGGGAAATGTGAAGCACAAGCTGGTGTGCTCTCCAGACTTCGAAGCACTTCTGCAGGAAGTCAAGCTTCCCCCAAACACGCGTTCAGGGAATTCTTAA
- the zgc:171971 gene encoding DNA-directed RNA polymerase III subunit RPC4 isoform X1 has product MDWRMSDQHECDNPGNTPGTSDSRQCFALGRSLPGRVSLNPPPPPGRLSSLRSRDLTLGGFKKKTFIPNVHSVRKSKDELKDEAHNVPKREKKEKEEKHREVRGRRRERPQTIQSHSIFEQGPADTIKKTGSWDSAEQSEYGQSPVLKCIKKEKRVAEDDDNEILQKLQRDDFLDDPGLKNDARNRPIQLPLYQSSEFFTGDTAIHVKEETVGDRASSAAPIVLPQRGSRLAKGALNPQQPTVAELFQQLTISEKEELLFIQLPDTLPGQLESNAEKLPKKDTKPEEKRQSLIKTREPVAKETAPVLSDFSEGLIGKLQIRKSGRVQLALGEIIMDVSEGAAFSFLQQLVSVRLSEGLAGDMSVLGNVKHKLVCSPDFEALLQEVKLPPNTRSGNS; this is encoded by the exons ATGGACTGGAG aatgtCTGACCAGCACGAGTGTGATAACCCAGGAAACACTCCGGGGACGTCAGACTCCAGACAATGCTTTGCTCTGGGCAGAAGTTTGCCGGGACGAGTGTCCCTGaatcctccgccccctccgggACGACTGAGCTCTCTGCGCTCCAGAGACCTTACACTGGGTGGGTTTAAGAAG AAAACTTTCATTCCGAATGTGCATTCGGTTCGGAAGTCTAAAGACGA ACTAAAGGATGAAGCTCACAATGTTccaaaaagagagaagaaagaaaaagaggagaagCACAGGGAGGtcagaggaaggaggagagagcggCCCCAGACCATTCAGTCACACTCCATATTTGAGCAGGGCCCGGCTGACACCATTAAGAAAACAG GGAGCTGGGATAGTGCAGAACAGAGCGAGTATGGACAATCAccggttttaaaatgtattaaaaaagaGAAGCGTGTCGCCGAAGATGACGATAACGAGATTCTTCAGAAGCTTCAACGGGATGAT TTTTTGGATGACCCAGGTTTGAAAAATGATGCAAGAAACCGACCAATTCAACTTCCACTCTACCAATCAAGCGAGTTTTTCACAGGTGACACAGCCATCCATG TGAAAGAAGAAACGGTGGGTGATCGTGCAAGTTCGGCGGCACCCATAGTGCTGCCACAGAGGGGCTCTCGGCTCGCGAAAGGGGCTTTGAACCCTCAACAGCCAACTGTGGCAGAACTCTTCCAGCAGCTCACCATTTCCGAGAAGGAAGAGCTGCTCTTCATCCAGCTGCCAGACACCCTCCCTGGCCAGCTGGAATCGAACGCCGAAAAACTTCCTAAGAAAGACACCAAACCAGAAGAAAAGCGGCAGTCTCTCATTAAAACACGA GAGCCCGTGGCTAAAGAAACCGCTCCCGTCCTATCGGATTTCTCAGAGGGACTGATAGGGAAACTCCAGATCAGAAAATCTGGAAGAGTCCAACTGGCCTTGGGGGAAATCATAATGGATGTTTCAGAAGGAGCTGCGTTTTCTTTCCTGCAG CAACTTGTATCTGTCCGGTTATCTGAAGGTCTCGCCGGAGATATGAGCGTTCTGGGAAATGTGAAGCACAAGCTGGTGTGCTCTCCAGACTTCGAAGCACTTCTGCAGGAAGTCAAGCTTCCCCCAAACACGCGTTCAGGGAATTCTTAA